The following coding sequences lie in one Chryseobacterium culicis genomic window:
- a CDS encoding DUF350 domain-containing protein produces the protein MDNINFLPILNSVLYSFLGIAILLVCYFIIEKLTPEKTWHEIAQNKNIALAIVFGAFIIGISMIISAAIHG, from the coding sequence ATGGACAACATCAATTTCTTACCCATATTAAACTCGGTTCTTTACTCATTTCTGGGAATCGCTATTCTGCTGGTATGCTATTTCATTATTGAAAAACTTACCCCGGAAAAAACATGGCATGAGATCGCTCAGAACAAAAATATAGCACTGGCTATTGTTTTCGGAGCATTTATCATCGGAATTTCAATGATTATAAGCGCTGCAATTCATGGATAA